In the genome of Anabaena cylindrica PCC 7122, the window AAAAGCTTGTTTAATTTCTTCTGGAGTGGCAGTTTTACTAATTCCTAAAATTGAGTAATAGTCTTTGAAGTCGGTTGCAGCCATCTACCAGCCTCCTGTAAAAATTTAGGTTATGTTTTTTTCTAAGATATTGAGATTAACTGTTTGCCAGATATATGGGCAAAAGTTTCTGATATTAAATTAACAAATAATATTGAAAATCAAGTGTGGTTGTTGCTCACAGTCTCAGCGCGATTCCCGTACTCTCACCAATCTGGAAAGCAAATCAGCCTATCTAGTCCTTCTTCTAAGCTGGGGGGCGCATCCCGGAGTTGACGGTGCATTCGCAAAATAATTTCTTCAGGAACTTGGCGATCGCGTTTTTGATTACGTACTAAACACATCCAGACTGGAGTTCTCACCCATATCCCTGTAATGTGTGTAAAGCCCAAATCACGGGCTAATTCTATGATTTCACGGCGATTTCTCCTTTGGGCGTTGGTGGCATCGAAAATAGTGGGGATACCTACAGTTGTGGCTTGCTGAAATTGCCGTTCTATTTCCCGCCAAATCAACAGCCACGTCCCCTGAGTTGCTTGGGAACCAAAGAGTTGCCCCCGGATGGCATCTGTAGAAATTAGCTGCATCTGGGGGCATTGCGTCAGTAATTGTTTTGCTAATGTTGACTTACCGCTACCAGGAAGACCAATCAGCAAGAAGAGTTTTGTCATTGGGAATAGGGAATAGGGATAAAGAGAGTATGGGAGATAAATAACCCAATTACCAATTACCAATCACCAATTACCAATCACCACTAACTAAATGATTGTACCGTCAGCAATTACAGCATTTTTGAGGACAACTACAATACCACTCCGAATGAAAAAGCCTTGCTTTTCACGTTCGGCTTCCTGCACATTGTCTTTATTGATAATTTTCACATCGTGACCAATGCGGGCATTTTTATCAATGATGGCACGGCGAATGATGGTATCTGTACCAATGCCTACAGGGATATCACCATGTTCTAGGCTACATTGGCGTTCTACAGAGGGCTGGTAATAATCTGCACCCATGAGTAGGGATTCTTCAATCACACATCCTGATTCAATCCGCGATCGCACTCCCAACACTGAATGCTGAATCCGGCAATTTTTCAAAATGCAACCTTCACCAATCATTGATTCGGTGATTTGGCAATTTAGCAGCTTTGAAGGAGGTAAATACCGCGCACGGGTGTAAATTGGAGCTTCCTCATCATAGAAGCTAAAGGGCGGCATTGGTTGCTGAGTGAGAGCTAAATTGGCATTATAAAACGCTTCAATTGTTCCAATATCTTCCCAATAGTCATCGAATAGATACGCCTGAACGTTGTGATCCTTTGCCGCATCAGGAATAATTTCTTTGCCAAAATCAGTCCGTTCTAAAGATTCTTTCAATAACTTGATCAAAACATCTTTTTTAAAGACATAAATCCCCATAGAGGCGATATATGGCTGTAATTCGGCTTGTTCCTTTGTCAATCCCAGTACGGTCGTATCGACACGCATTTGGGCTAAATCGTCACCTTTGGGTTTTTCACTAAAGTCAATCACCCTACCCGCATCGTTGATTTTCATCAAACCAAAATCCGAAGCACGGCGATCGTCAATGGGAATCACAGAAAGTGTAATATCCGCATTAGTATCTCTGTGGCGCTGGATAAACTGGCGGTAATCCATGCGATA includes:
- a CDS encoding AAA family ATPase, which produces MTKLFLLIGLPGSGKSTLAKQLLTQCPQMQLISTDAIRGQLFGSQATQGTWLLIWREIERQFQQATTVGIPTIFDATNAQRRNRREIIELARDLGFTHITGIWVRTPVWMCLVRNQKRDRQVPEEIILRMHRQLRDAPPSLEEGLDRLICFPDW
- a CDS encoding glucose-1-phosphate adenylyltransferase, whose product is MKKVLAIILGGGAGTRLYPLTKLRAKPAVPVAGKYRLIDIPVSNCINSEIFKIYVLTQFNSASLNRHIARAYNFSGFSEGFVEVLAAQQTPENPNWFQGTADAVRQYIWMLQDWDVEEFLILSGDHLYRMDYRQFIQRHRDTNADITLSVIPIDDRRASDFGLMKINDAGRVIDFSEKPKGDDLAQMRVDTTVLGLTKEQAELQPYIASMGIYVFKKDVLIKLLKESLERTDFGKEIIPDAAKDHNVQAYLFDDYWEDIGTIEAFYNANLALTQQPMPPFSFYDEEAPIYTRARYLPPSKLLNCQITESMIGEGCILKNCRIQHSVLGVRSRIESGCVIEESLLMGADYYQPSVERQCSLEHGDIPVGIGTDTIIRRAIIDKNARIGHDVKIINKDNVQEAEREKQGFFIRSGIVVVLKNAVIADGTII